A genomic segment from Gemmatimonas aurantiaca encodes:
- a CDS encoding 2-dehydropantoate 2-reductase, whose translation MSGPGTATRPLRVAVFGVGAVGGVFGARLAQAGHDVWFIARGATRDALARNGLRLDSIDGDLHLTTVQVTDDPSQVGPVDVVLVGVKATQVSGIATAMRTLLGDATVVIPLQNGVEASSRLAEALGPDHVLEGLCRVIAEQAGPGHIRHAAVTPILEFGARAGATPPAAVSAMIGVVADAMRAAGIQALTPADMATALWEKFLFIEPMGVVGAATRKPYGTVRSVPETRALTDQAIDEVIAVGRAVGVAWPADAKEQIWKRYDSLPPNEFTSMARDLIAERPSEFDAQTAAVVRLARQRGVATPVHDVLHAVLLPSVVATN comes from the coding sequence GTGAGCGGACCCGGCACGGCCACGCGTCCTCTGCGCGTGGCCGTGTTCGGCGTCGGGGCGGTGGGCGGCGTTTTTGGCGCCCGTCTCGCACAGGCCGGACATGATGTGTGGTTCATCGCCCGTGGCGCGACGCGCGATGCGCTGGCCCGGAACGGGCTTCGATTGGACAGTATCGATGGCGATCTGCATCTGACCACCGTACAGGTGACGGACGATCCATCACAGGTGGGCCCCGTCGATGTCGTGCTCGTCGGCGTGAAAGCCACCCAGGTTTCGGGCATTGCCACGGCCATGCGCACGCTGCTGGGCGACGCCACCGTGGTGATCCCGCTGCAGAATGGCGTCGAGGCCAGCAGCCGGTTGGCTGAAGCATTGGGCCCGGATCACGTGCTCGAAGGTCTGTGCCGGGTGATCGCCGAGCAGGCGGGTCCGGGGCATATCCGGCATGCGGCGGTGACGCCCATTCTCGAATTCGGCGCGCGCGCCGGTGCGACCCCGCCAGCGGCGGTCTCGGCGATGATCGGCGTGGTGGCCGATGCGATGCGCGCGGCGGGCATTCAGGCGCTGACTCCGGCCGACATGGCCACGGCGCTCTGGGAAAAATTCCTCTTCATCGAGCCCATGGGCGTGGTGGGAGCGGCCACGCGCAAGCCGTACGGCACCGTACGGTCCGTACCGGAAACACGCGCACTCACCGATCAGGCCATCGACGAAGTCATCGCCGTGGGGCGGGCAGTGGGTGTTGCGTGGCCAGCCGATGCCAAAGAACAGATCTGGAAGCGCTACGACAGTTTGCCGCCAAACGAGTTCACATCGATGGCACGCGATCTGATCGCCGAGCGTCCAAGCGAGTTCGATGCACAGACTGCCGCCGTGGTGCGTCTCGCCCGACAGCGCGGTGTGGCGACCCCGGTGCACGACGTGCTGCATGCCGTGTTGTTGCCGAGTGTGGTTGCAACGAACTGA